A single region of the Neodiprion pinetum isolate iyNeoPine1 chromosome 5, iyNeoPine1.2, whole genome shotgun sequence genome encodes:
- the LOC124219678 gene encoding ribosome biogenesis protein WDR12 homolog, with the protein MASVDDDVPQIQIRFTTKQEQYAVPDYPLSVPSTVFTDQLNTILNELLRESADSTATVEFDFLVCNEFLRTSLAEHINERGVTTEEVVSVEYVERHPPPEPQDCLIHDDWVSAVAVRENWILTGCYDNTVHIWNTKGKHHLTIPGHTSPIKAVAWITLDNERATFVSASQDQTAILWDWNIRSNSIECVQICRGHERGLEDIAVNHNATLIATGSWDTMLKIWSTSVDDRNNDGESASKKLKTDHGKVRTPEITMKGHKEAISGVVWSDKSEIVTSSWDHTLKIWDTELGGIKHEIPGNKSFFDVAYSPLANALLTASADRHIRLYDPRSSEGSVVKGTFTSHTQWVQSVFWSTTDQYLFLSGAYDNQVKLWDTRSPKAPLFDLSGHDDKVLCCNWSNPKFMVSGGADNTVRIFKSKHAIG; encoded by the exons ATGGCAAGTGTCGATGACGACGTTCCGCAAATCCAAATACGCTTCACCACGAAACAAGAACA GTACGCTGTTCCAGACTATCCATTGTCTGTGCCATCAACAGTTTTCACTGATCAACTGAATACTATACTCAATGAACTTTTAAGAG AATCTGCAGACTCCACTGCAACTGTAGAGTTTGATTTTCTTGTCTGCAATGAGTTCCTGCGCACCTCGTTAGCCGAGCATATCAATGAGCGTGGAGTAACGACTGAGGAAGTCGTTTCAGTCGAGTATGTGGAGCGGCATCCTCCTCCGGAACCCCAAGACTGTCTCATACACGATGACTGGGTGTCAGCAGTTGCTGTAAGAGAGAACTG GATACTGACGGGATGTTACGACAATACCGTGCACATCTGGAATACGAAAGGAAAACATCACCTCACAATTCCAGGACACACATCGCCCATTAAAGCAGTGGCTTGGATAACATTAGACAATGAGAGGGCGACGTTTGTTAG TGCATCGCAAGACCAAACTGCCATTTTATGGGATTGGAACATCAGAAGTAACTCAATAGAATGCGTTCAAATTTGTCGTGGACATGAACGCGGGCTGGAAGACATTGCAGTCAATCATAATGCCACACTGATCGCCACGGGATCATGGGATACAATGCTGAAGATTTGGTCCACCT CTGTCGACGATCGAAACAATGACGGTGAGTCTGCCTCAAAGAAGCTGAAAACAGATCATGGTAAAGTTAGA ACGCCAGAAATAACGATGAAAGGCCACAAAGAGGCAATTAGTGGTGTAGTCTGGTCAGATAAATCTGAAATAGTAACGTCGTCATGGGATCACACGCTAAAAATTTGGGATACAGAACTTGGTGGAATCAAGCATGAAATTCCAGGGAATAAGAGCTTCTTTGATGTTGCATATTCGCCGTTAGCTAACGCTCTCCTCACCGCCTCAGCCGACAGGCATATCAGATTATACGACCCAAGATCGTCAG agggATCAGTGGTCAAGGGAACTTTCACTTCACACACGCAATGGGTGCAGTCTGTCTTCTGGTCAACGACTGATCAATACCTTTTTCTGTCTGGAGCATACGATAACCAGGTGAAGCTTTGGGATACTCGAAG TCCCAAAGCACCGTTATTTGATCTTTCTGGACACGATGACAAAGTTCTCTGCTGCAACTGGTCCAATCCAAAATTCATGGTATCTGGCGGGGCCGACAACACTGTTAGGATATTCAAGTCGAAACACGCGATTGGTTGA